From the Colletotrichum lupini chromosome 1, complete sequence genome, the window GCCACCTCCCAGAAAGTGAGGACCGCCGTACGCCGCGCCAAGTCCGAATAGCTCCATGTGTTCTGCCATTTGCCGGTGACCTTGTACAGAAACAGAATCTACATCCCAGTCATCAAGTGTACTGCGACTCGTTAATACTGGACAATTATTCTAAGACAAGGGAGGGGGGAATTGGGTAAAACTAGGGTTTAAGGCTGGAGACTAAAACAGGGGCCGGACTTCATGGCTCGTAGAATAATCGTATCGAAAACGAGCGAATTTTCGTACAGAATGCGGAAATGTTTTGATTGGCTCATCGCCATGATTCAGGGACGAGCGAGACCCCGCTGACGACTTACACGCACCAAAGCATACAGTAAGGAGTAATTCTGTGACCAGATGACTTTGAGCGGCGGCGTCAAGAAAATTTGCGTCTCTTCTTTTCCCAGACGTCTCAACCAGTGGTGGCCAGGATAAAGATCCATTGACTTTTCGTTCCCCGGAAAGGAGTACCGAAATTCgtccctcttcctcttcctcgccctCCATTCTCCAATCCCTACAATCCATCAATCTCCAATTCTTTTCTCCTCTGAGTTCAGACATCTTCCTATCTCGCCTCCTACCAACACATCAATGTCCTAAGACTTTCTCTCCTCTACAAGTGCCTTACAGCTTGTAAACACAGACCCCATACCACGAGCTGAGCCATGAACACAGACTACTGGCAGCTCTCAGGCGCCTTCGGCCTCTGGGTCCGCGCCTGCATCCGAATCCTCCAATTCGTCTTCGCCATCGTCACGATTGGCCTCTATGCCGCCACGCTCGGCTCCTGGAGCACCCTGCCGACAGATAACCTCGAGAGAACGCCCTGGATCTACGCCCTCGTCCCGGCCGTCCTCTCAGCGCTGACATGCGCCTACCACGTCTTCGCGACAGTTACACACGCCGCCTGGTCTGTATGGGACTTCGGGCTGGCCGTCCTCTGGGCCGCGCTGTGCGGTCTGTCTTCTTCCATGGTCGTGGGCGGCGAGAAGAGTATCAACGTTACGGGCGATGTCAAGTCGAGACTTGCTGCGGGTGCTTGGATTGCGGGGATTAGCATGCTGCTGTGGCTTCTGAGCTCTGTTCACGGGTGCGCTTTTTGTTGCGCGTCAAGGAAGATGAAGAGGACGGTGAAGAAGCAGGAATCGGAAGAGGATAAGCTTGAATTGGATGGTCTTCCAAATAGTCAAGAAGAGAATGTCTAGATGGACCGCGGGTAATAGACTCATCTACTTTATACATTCGTATGGCGTTGGGGTTAATGAGCGGATAATGGGTTTTTATTGGGAGAGATACATAGATTTATCGAGTTTGAAAACAAGAGTGCTCGTGAGACTGAGCAAATAATCTTGATTCTGGCAATATCCGGTCTCTCTAGAAAAAAGTCTCGTGGGATGATAACAAGATCCCTTGAGCGACTACAAGAAAATTGACAGAGATTACCATCAGACTTTTCCGAGCAGCAGGGAACACCTCCCTTCGCTCTACGGTCACCCCGAAGCAGCGAGACCAGTTGAGTTTCGGGCCGCTCATTTAGTATCCATGACATTAGATGCCTAGCTAGTAGCTGACGGTAAAACGTAGATCCACTGGCTAACCTGAGAGTAGCCGACTTCCTGACGCGGCCCTACCCAGGAGGCTATGCGGCAAGGTACTAGGTAGATTAACGTATGCTTAAGTCTCTTTATATGTACTTGATCCTGCCCCTCCCTGTCTCCTACTTTATTCCCCACGTCCTCTTTTACTATCCACCTTCAACACCACACAGCTATTCAGCACGTGAAGTACGCAAACATGGAAGGCGAAAAGAGAGAGACATTTGGATCCTCTAGGGAGTCTAAAGCTTCGGCCTTGGGGCTCGAGGACCTCTATCTCGAAGGTAAAGCAGCCCCAAGACCCTGCAATAACCCTAAAACAAACACTCAACGCGGTGAATAGAAGGCGAACCATCCGGCTCAACGCAAGCCGAAGACCAGACACCGCCTGAGTATACACCCCAGTACACACCTCAACGCCAATGGCCAATACCACTCAATATCGTGGTCCAAGTCGTCGGCTCCAGAGGCGACGTGCAGCCCTTCCTCGCCCTCGCCTCCGCCCTTCAGAAAGCAGGCCACCGCGTCCGCATCGCAACGCACCCGCAGTTCTCCTCCTTTGTCCTCGAATCCAACAACTCCGTCCCAGCCTCTGCCTCACCAAACAGGATCGAGTTCTTCCCCGTCGGCGGCGACCCGGCCGATCTCATGGCGTACATGGTCGAGTCACCCTCCCTGATCCCCAAAATGTCGCAGATCCGCGCGGGCATCATCCAGCGGAAGCGCGACATGTACGTCGAGATGCTCGACGGCTTTTGGCGGTCCTGCGTTCACCCTGACCCCCTTTCCAACGTGCCATTTGTTGCTGATGCCATTATTGCCAACCCACCGAGCTTCGCCCACGTGCACTGCGCCCAGGCGCTGGGAATCCCGGTGCATTTGATGTTTACGATGCCGTGGAGCAGTACCAAGGCGTTTCCGCATCCGTTGGCGAATATTGGGTTTTCAAAGGCGGATAAGAAGAGTACGAATCATGCTTCGTATTCTGCTGTTGAGTTTTTGACATGGCAGGGGTGAGATTGTATCTCTTCACAGGCGAGTGGCTATGTTGCTAACGGCAAAACAGCTTGGGAGATCTTGTCAACGCGTGGAGAGTCCAGTCACTTGGCTTGGAACCTGTTCCGTCGACTGAGGGACATCGTATACTGGAAAGTCTGCAAGTCCCATTCACATATTGTTGGTCGCCGTCTCTCGTGCCCAAGCCTAGTGATTGGGGTCCGCACATTGGTATGTTCCACATCAAGAAATCTACCATGAAGAGTCAAGCTAACGATCAGCAACAAGACATTAGTGGCTTCTTCTTCCGCGACCCTGCGCCGTATACACCACCTCCCGACCTCGAAGCCTTTCTCAAGGCCGGCCCACCACCCATATACGTCGGATTCGGAAGTATTGTGGTTGGCGGAATCGAGGGCCTCATGACCATGGTCCTCAGCGCAATCAAGGCGACAGGAGTCAGAGCCATTATCTCGAGAGGCTGGAGCAACTTGACCGGCGAGGAGTCGTACAACGTATTTTACGTGGGCGATTGCCCGCACGAGTGGCTATTCCAGCAAGTCGCCGCTGTCATCCACCACGGCGGCGCCGGTACTACAGCCTGCGGATTGAGATACGGAAAGCCTACAACCATTGTTCCCTTCTTCGGAGAGTGAGTAGAAAACAGGATCACATGGGCCACAATTTCACTAACACTTCCCCCATAGCCAACCCTTCTGGGGCGCCGTCGTGGCAGAAGCTGGCGCAGGACCAGACCCCATCCCCTACCGCTCCCTCACATCGCAAAAGTTAATCCAGGCCATCCAGCTCTGCCTCTCCCTGGACGCCATCCGCTCGGCCAGAAAGCTCGCCGACGCAATGCAGAGGGAGAACGGCGTCCAGGCCGCCGTCGACGCCTTCCATGCCAACTTGCCACAGTCGAAAATGGGCTGCGACTTCTTCTCTGACCAGCCCGCGGCGCTGGTCTACGGGAGGGGTAAGAAACAGGTCAAGATGTGTAGACCCGTCGCGTCCATCTTGGTCAAGAATGGAAAATTGCAGCGGAAGCAGCTCAAGTCGTACGTGGTCAACTCATACACTCGATTCAAGGACCCTCTCCATGACGCTTGTTACTGAAACTGTTTTTTTGcagatatagatcgaaacCGACAAACATTGAGAACCAGAGATGGGACCCCCTGACGGCAGTATCGGCAGCCTCCATCTCGACAATTGTCAAAATGGCAGGCGCCACAGCCGACATTATTGTCAAGCCTTTTGAACAATACAAACGTACCAGCGAGTCTGGCGAGAACCTCGAAGAGCAGCAGCAAGTCGAGAACACGCAAAGACACAGCCAAGCGCCCGCGTTCGCCATGTTGCCCCTCCCCGGCGTCGGCGTCCCAGACGGGGCGGCGGCAACCGGAGAGAAAGCTTCCTCGGCCCGGCCGCCGCCATCCAGGGGTAGCCAGGAATCATCCTCCAACGGCGCAAAACCAGGCGCCATGGCAGCCGCAGCAGCCAACGGCGTAGGCAAACTCGCGAGCAACGCGACGAAAGGTCTGCTCGTCGACATACCCCTCGCCGTGACGGAGGGTCTCCGCGCGGTGCCGAACCTGTACGGCGAGCCCGTCCGCAAGCACGACGCCGTCGAGGGTTTCCGCAGCGGCGTCTCGGTGGCGGGCAAGACGTTCTGCCAGGACATGAAGGGCGGGCTGACAGACATCTTTGTGCACACGTACACGGGCAAAAAGGAGCAGGGCGCGCTGGGGGCGGCCAAGGGGCTTGGGAAGGGGGTGGCTAGTCTTGTAACGAAGAGTACTGCTGCGACGTTTGGATTGGTTAGTTACCCGGCGCAGGGGATTTATAGGAGCATCTGGGCTGCGTCGTATGCGGATACGAGGAGGAGTATTGAGGATGAGAAGTTGTTGGAGGGAGATTGGATGGTGTCCATGAGCCCTGGGTGGAAGATGGATCATGCTGCCATTGTGGAGGATTTTGAGGGGATGAAGGGGACTAGAGGGCAGTGATGAATGAGTTTGCCTTGTTGGAATGGTAATAGCTGTCAGCAGAATGGCTGTTTCCTTTTTGCTTGTTTGGATGTGTCTTGTAAGGCGTTGCGGTAGGCATGGGATTAGGGTGGCTCAAAAGTGAACCAGGAACCAGACCGTCATCATCCCGTGATGGATACCCCATATGCTGGCTCTTCTAGAAGAATTCGATAGCTTATTTCATACGGGTTATTTGACCTTGTCTAGGGAATGCGGCTCCTCCACATCTGGGGTAGGTATCATGACCCCAACACAGCCATTGCCACATTGGCTTATACGGGACCGTGGCAGTGATTTACAAAACCATAGTGGCACGGATGATTAGGCACCGCGTATTTGCAGCTTAGTTCCTATGTACTAGGTCGTCAACCTCGTACAAGATGGGAATGACGATGGAATTGCAAGATCGTGGACGAGGGATGCACGGCGGCGCAGGGGTGGCGGAAAAGGAAGGCTTCTGGAAGGATTCGATGGCGGGGCATTCGTGGGTGGCTGAGCTTATCAGGGAATATTCGGAGCAGTAAGATCTACAATTGTTCTCGAAAAAAAAGCTCAGCTATTCCCACATTTGCACAGCAAACGAGACTACGCAGTAAGACGACAAGGATGATGTAGAACGAAATCAGTCAACCATTTAAGCCTTGTGGAGTCTGCGTTCGCCCTGCGGAAGCATGTGACGAAGGTTATGGGTTCAACGTGGAGACGGTTCTCGCCGGGTGCTGGAATCGGTGAGAGTCGGCCAAAGATTGCAGCCGCCAGCGGGTCGCCACCGGAAATTGGTGTTGGTTTGTCGGGATGAAGGCGGAGGATCGGCCGACATTCTGGCCAATCCGGAGGATGATGTCAAGTTGCTCAAATACCCAAGAGATATTGATGCGCGGAAAGGCAGAAATTGAAAGCTCTTGCTCCAAGTTCGCCGGGCGATAAATATTGGCGGGGCAGTGCCGGGTCACGCGTGCCGGAGAGACGCTAGGGCCACTTTCGGAAAGGGTGGAGACATGCGGCCGGCGTGGATTGGCCGATCCGGAGGCTGAGAGTTGTGAATGGCGTTCTGCCCAGAAGCTGGGCGGCGACGGTAGATTGAGTGGAGACGACACCACTTTACCTTACGGAGGACAATGTAAGAATATGCACGAGCGGTTGGAGGCGCATTCTCAAGAGCGGAGTCAATGAAGTCATTCCCTGGTCTCCAAATTCCTCGGACTTTGAGAGAGGCTCTGCGATGAAGGATCCGTTGGTGGGTGATTACCGGCCGCAGGAGCCGTTAGGTAACGGATAAATAGATATCTTGCCTTAGGTAGGTAAAGTAAGCCACTCGCTATGCCATGCAATTATTAACCGAAAGCAGTCGGCGAACAATCACGATGTCTGACTTGAGGGTATAGTATTCGTAGTGTAGGATTCTCCAAATCTCGGCGCTGGGGTACCATGATATCATGCCACTCTGCCATGCCCTCCCTTGGCGGAAGTCGGCACGCGAGAGGACGTTGATTGGCTGTTGTGCATGTTGGGGTGACAGGGCCCCGAATATCATGACACAGAGATGAATGATGTGTGAAACGTTCTCCGTTGGCGTGTGACATTTTGGTCGATAGTTGCAGGCTCAGTGATTCAATTGCCCCTGGCAGACAGACAGCCGCCTGGAGCTTGTCGAGATCAGACGGCGTGTTTGGATGGGATGGTGTGCACTTTTTCTCGGAGAGGTTGGAGAAGTGCAAAGGTGCCAAAACACAACTGCCCGCCCGCCCTGAGCAGTCAGCAATCAACCCCGTGCGCGGCGTGTCTTGGCTGTAGCCAAGGCTGATTGAAGGACGGATTGGGTCCGCCACCGCTCTGCCACCAAGGACGGATCGTTGGGATCGGATCGTgaggttttttttttgttgCCTAGGCAGCGAAGAATGGAGAGGGCGGAGCAGCGACATTGCCCTCGTGGTAAAGTTTGGAAGCAGTCGGGCGATGACACTTGGTCGATGCGCGCAGTTGAGGTGAAAGTCGCGCTGTTTATCCGGGCAAAAGAGAAGAAACAACCATGTCACTCTGATTGGGGTGTAGGGACCTTGAAGGTAAGACGGCAGACCGGCAGCTTCGCGATTGGGCGCGATATGGAAAGTCAAGCCCTCGCAACGGTGTCGATTCTGCTAGCATtgcggctttttttttttttttttttttgaggCCGTCCATGACCACGAGATCTTTTCAACATATTGGCTGTCCTGGTgtaggtacctaggtaggtcAGGTAGGCAAGTGATGATGCGGAATGTGTGCCGAGAAGAAACAGTCAGCAAGATGATTACCTTGGTGCAGGCAGAAAGAACGTCGTGACCGTGAAGGGAAGGAAGCTCAAATTGAGCATGGGCCACCGCATGTTGGAGTTTCGCGGGCAGTGCAGGTGCTCTCCACCATCGGGCACGTTTGCCCCGCATGGCTCCAGCGTTCCTTCCCTGGTGCTCACATCCCTGCCCCGTTCAACAGCCCACGGACGCAGACGGGGCAACCAACTGGAACATGGGGCAGGTACCTCCAGCTTCGTACTTGCACTTTGCGATATCATTGTCACCTTAGTGAGTCTTAAGGGAGGTGCTGCGAGAGCCCTGCTCCACCATTCGGCTCCTGTAGCTTCCTTTTCGCGGTTTGCGACTGCCTCCTCTCCTCTCCCGCCTATCATCGCGCTTGCCGATAGCTCAgtgccaccaccacctcagAAAGAAGGCCCCAAGAAGATGACCCCAAGGAAAGAGCTCCTGGGCACAAACACAGCCCACCCTGTGTCCTCCATGTCCCACGGAATGATTCGACCCTTGCTCTTAGACCCGTCGGGTGTCTATGATCCCTTGGTCTTAGAACTCTTAGTGCAGTCCCCGGTCTTCATTCTCCCCTCGACACATCTCCATTctgtacctacctaccccaGACGTCGTCTACTTAAGAACCTCTTACCCCCAACCATCACAAATCGTACCTTGGTTAGCACACATGGTTCATCACTCAGAATCTACCTCCGAAGCTTCTGATCATCTAGATACCCGCACTCGACAAGCTTCTTCTTCCAACACATCTGCACGACACCTTCTTCAAGCCAACTCGTCTCGATCGCATTCGCCCACGATGAGCGCCCCGCAACACGAGAGCACTTCCACGGGCAAGGCCCGCGCACCCGATTATGAGGAGCGCAGCGAAACCACGGCCAACGGTGGCGGTCTCGGTCTTGGACAGGGCGGCTTCAAGCCTCACAATGAGATGACGGTCCAGCCTCCCACCAAGGAGGATCTCCAGCGCAGCTACGCCAGAGTTGTCGCCGAAGATGCCAACCCCAAGGGTTGGTACGGAACCATGAGTAAGTCTGATCCTTGCATCCGCCTCACCTCCAAGCCTATCGCAAACCACTGACACAACATTACCACCAGTCAACACCTTCGGTGCCTGCATTGGTACTCTTGGTGCCATCCCCTGCTGCATCGTCTGCCCGAACCCTTACAAGAACGTGAACCAGGGTAATGTCGGTCTCGTCACCAAGTTTGGCAAATTCTACAAGGCCGTCGACCCTGGTCTTGTCAAGGTCAACCCTCTCAGCGAGAAGCTCATTCAGGTCGACGTCAAGATTCAAATGGCAGAGGTTCCCCAGCAGACTTGCATGACCAAGGACAACGTCACCCTGCACCTCACCTCTGTCATCTACTACCACATTGTCGCACCTCACAGAGCCGCCTTCGGTATCTCCAACGTGCGCCAGGCTCTGATGGAGCGAACCCAGACCACTCTCCGCCACGTCGTCGGTGCCCGCATTCTCCAGGATGTTATTGAGCGTCGTGAGGAGATTGCCCAGTCCATTGGCGAGATCATCGAGGATGTCGCTGCCGGATGGGGTGTTCAGGTCGAGAGCATGCTCATCAAGGACATCATCTTCAGCCAAGAGTTGCAGGAGTCGCTGTCCATGGCCGCCCAGAGCAAGCGTATTGGTGAGAGCAAGATCATCGCAGCCAAGGCTGAGGTACGCATCCTAAATCTCACATGATTACATTTCATCACTAACACAATCTAGGTCGAATCTGCCAAGCTCATGCGCCAGGCTGCCGACATTCTGTCGTCTGCCCCTGCCATGCAGATCCGCTACCTCGAAGCCATGCAGGCGATGGCCAAGTCTTCCAACAGCAAGGTCATCTTCCTGCCTGGTCCTGGCCAGACCATGCCCAACATTCAGCAGTCGCTCAGCGGCAACAACCAAGCGGGCGAGTCGAGCGGTGCCAACCACGGCACTGGCGACTTCAACGACTTTGGAGGTCAGGATTCCGGCTTTCAGCAAGCCATTAACTCTCGTGTCATCGAAAACATTTGAGTTCGCACCGAGTGCTGACTTGAGGTCTCGTGTGGGGGAATAGCTTGGTCACACTAAAGCCGACCCCTTTACGGCTGTCACCAATTACGCTTTTATTCTCTTGCTGCGACGTCAATACCCCTTCGTTTCACGATACTCCGACACGATTGATTTTTCAAATACCCCTTTGCGACGATTAATTCCATATAACGAAGTAGAAAAAACCAGAAAAAAACATGTACTTGTAGCACGCGGGAGAGATGTGGGGTAAGGATGGACAGAGGCCTGCCGGGAGATGATAGCTCAAATCGGCATGATCACGTTGGACGGGCTTTGCAGTATACCCATTTCATTCGCTTGAAATTTGACTCGGAGGACGTAATCATAATGGTACTGAAATTGAATACGAATCTCTACCTTGATTTACTTTGCTGCACATTTCGAAGTTGTGTCTTTGTTTATCCTGTTGCATGCACGGACTTCTGTAAGATCAGCTTCATATCGCACAT encodes:
- a CDS encoding UDP-glucose,sterol transferase, which gives rise to MEGEKRETFGSSRESKASALGLEDLYLEEGEPSGSTQAEDQTPPEYTPQYTPQRQWPIPLNIVVQVVGSRGDVQPFLALASALQKAGHRVRIATHPQFSSFVLESNNSVPASASPNRIEFFPVGGDPADLMAYMVESPSLIPKMSQIRAGIIQRKRDMYVEMLDGFWRSCVHPDPLSNVPFVADAIIANPPSFAHVHCAQALGIPVHLMFTMPWSSTKAFPHPLANIGFSKADKKSTNHASYSAVEFLTWQGLGDLVNAWRVQSLGLEPVPSTEGHRILESLQVPFTYCWSPSLVPKPSDWGPHIGMFHIKKSTMKSQANDQQQDISGFFFRDPAPYTPPPDLEAFLKAGPPPIYVGFGSIVVGGIEGLMTMVLSAIKATGVRAIISRGWSNLTGEESYNVFYVGDCPHEWLFQQVAAVIHHGGAGTTACGLRYGKPTTIVPFFGDQPFWGAVVAEAGAGPDPIPYRSLTSQKLIQAIQLCLSLDAIRSARKLADAMQRENGVQAAVDAFHANLPQSKMGCDFFSDQPAALVYGRGKKQVKMCRPVASILVKNGKLQRKQLKSYRSKPTNIENQRWDPLTAVSAASISTIVKMAGATADIIVKPFEQYKRTSESGENLEEQQQVENTQRHSQAPAFAMLPLPGVGVPDGAAATGEKASSARPPPSRGSQESSSNGAKPGAMAAAAANGVGKLASNATKGLLVDIPLAVTEGLRAVPNLYGEPVRKHDAVEGFRSGVSVAGKTFCQDMKGGLTDIFVHTYTGKKEQGALGAAKGLGKGVASLVTKSTAATFGLVSYPAQGIYRSIWAASYADTRRSIEDEKLLEGDWMVSMSPGWKMDHAAIVEDFEGMKGTRGQ
- a CDS encoding SPFH domain/Band 7 family protein gives rise to the protein MVHHSESTSEASDHLDTRTRQASSSNTSARHLLQANSSRSHSPTMSAPQHESTSTGKARAPDYEERSETTANGGGLGLGQGGFKPHNEMTVQPPTKEDLQRSYARVVAEDANPKGWYGTMINTFGACIGTLGAIPCCIVCPNPYKNVNQGNVGLVTKFGKFYKAVDPGLVKVNPLSEKLIQVDVKIQMAEVPQQTCMTKDNVTLHLTSVIYYHIVAPHRAAFGISNVRQALMERTQTTLRHVVGARILQDVIERREEIAQSIGEIIEDVAAGWGVQVESMLIKDIIFSQELQESLSMAAQSKRIGESKIIAAKAEVESAKLMRQAADILSSAPAMQIRYLEAMQAMAKSSNSKVIFLPGPGQTMPNIQQSLSGNNQAGESSGANHGTGDFNDFGGQDSGFQQAINSRVIENI